In Chlorobiota bacterium, the sequence ATCGGCCAACCCCACGTTCGAGGTCTGGAGCGTGGAGCGAAAAAAAGGGCTGATGGAAGAAGCGTTCGAGCGAACGGTAACTGTTGCGCCGCAAGGGGAGTGAGGCCGCCCCCGAACGGATGAAAACAGTGGGAGAATTTGAGGAGTGATTGCTTAGATTAGAACCGCAACAAACGCCCAAGCCGCAAATGCGGAAGGGATGCTAATACGCAGGAAGGAACCATGATGAACGTAAAGACAAGAACAGCACCGAAGCGCGAAGCACCGGCTACGCCAAAGAACCGAAAAGAAGCAACAGGGAGTTTTTATGAAAAGAACAAACGTACATTTGGGAGCTTAGAATCGGGAGTAAAGAACCGCTCAACGAATAAGCAACACATCTCTGGGTTCGGGAAATAATGGCCAACAAAGTGATTATTGATACTGGGGTAATCGTGGCCTTGTTGGATAAAAGCGATGAACACCATATCTGGGCTGTTAGCGCAGTAAAGTATCTCCAAGGGCAATTTTTATCTTGCGAAGCAGTGCTTGCGGAGGCTTGTTATTTGCTGCGTCATTATCCACGGCAACAACAACAGGTGCTGGGGTATATTATGAATGGAACAATAGCACTCTCACTTCGTGCCGGACAAGAGATGGGGCGTATTTCAGTTTTAATGGAACGGTATGCCGGGCGTATGGATTTTGCCGATGCTTGCATCGTCCGCATGGCAGAATTAGAGGAAGAAGCTCGTGTGCTAACAGTAGATAGCGACTTCTTGTTTTACCGTAAAAATGGGCGTTCCCTTATCCCTTTGATTGCTCCGTTTGCATAAGCACTATCCTTCCAGCCTTCTCTGATACATAAAGGGCTTGGCAACGGCGATAGTTATCCCCACCCACACACGCGGGGTGGTTCCCAACGAAGCAGGCGGTCGAAACCTCTGCTGTTCCCCGGACACACTCGGGATTATTCTTTCTTATGAAAGGCACACAACAACTTCACTATGTTGAGGCACACGTTCCCGTCTTTTTCATAGAAGAAGAAGGACAATGGGTGGCTGTTTGCCCAGCACTAGATGTTTCCTCCTACGGAGACACCATGGAAGAAGCAAAGAACGCATTTGAAGAGGCGTTGGAAATCTTCATTGAAGAGACGGTGGACCGGGGGACATTAGAAAAAGAGCTGTTGCGAATGGGCTGGACATTATCCGCAAAGGAGTATAGACCACCACCAATGGCAAAAAAAATGTGGCAGGGCAAAGAACAAGAAAATAGGATCGTGAGAATGCCGACAGTGAGCACAAACCAGGGAAGCAAGCATTCGCATAACATGGGAGAATTAAGCTCGATTCATGGGCAACCTGAAACACCAAGAATGCCGTGCAGCTAACGATAGCTGCACGGCATTCTTTTGTGGGCGGCTCCGGCAAGACTCGAACTTGCGACATTCAGTTTAGGAAACTGACGTTCTGTCCAGCTGAACTACGGAGCCATTGTCCGCTCCAGAGGTAACTCTTCCCCCCCGACTCAGTCGGGATTGAGACAAGGCCTTTTAGGTTGCACGCCGCAAAGATAGTGGCAAGCCGGCAAAAAAACGCCTTCCTGTTGCGGTGAGCAAGCGTAAACCGGAACACCACCACCAACGCATTTTTAAAACTCTTCCGCCTGCAGGCTGCAACGGTCGCAGTTGCCGCAGGCCGGCGCGCCCGGGAACCCAAAGTAATCGCTGATATGCACGCGGCGGCAGCCTTCGGTGCGGACGTACTGCACCATGGAAAGGAGCTTCAGATTGGCGCGGCGCAGCTTGCCGGCCAGCCGCTCATCGTCCACCAACTCATCGGCAAGGTCCCCGGTAATCCGCAGGTTCCGCCCTTCAATGCTCCCCTCGGTTACGCCGTACCGGTCCAGCATCCCCAACGCCGTCTCCAAACGGAAATCGCGGCGGTTGCGGTAGTTCAGTTGCTCGCGCAGGTACTCCATCCCCATTCGGTTTGCGTGCTCTTCATCGCTAAGCAAGCCGTACAGCCGGGAGTAGAATCCAGCGTTGGGGTTGGACCATTTCACGAACTCCATCTGCGTGGCAAGGTCCTCCTGGTTGTACAGAAGCACGCACAGCGCGCCTTCTCCGTCGCGCCCCGCCCGCCCAATTTCTTGGTAGTACGACTCCACCGACGACGGCACTTCCGCATGGACCACAAACCGGATGTCGGCCTTGTCAATCCCCATCCCGAAGGCGTTGGTGGCAAGCATCAGTCTCTCCTTCCCGGCAAGGAACTCACGTTGGATTGCGCGCCTTCGCTGCGCCCCCATTTTCCCGTGGTAGATCCCGTGCCCAATCCGTTTATCGGCCAGCATCTGCGAGAATTTCTCCAGCGTTTGAATCAGCGAGAAGTAGATGATCCCGCTTCCGCTGCCGAACCGCTGGATGGTCCCCATCATCGCCGCCAGCTTCTCATGGTCGCGGTCCAGGTCCTCCACTTCCAGCCGCAGGTTTGGCCGTTCAATTCCCTGGTGGAAGGTCTGGACTTGGTCCGGTTGCAGCCCCAATTTTTCGATGATCTCCTGCTGCACTTCCGCCGTGGCGGTGGCGGTTAGGGCAATCGTGAGCGGATTGCCAATCATGGCGCGGAACTCCGCCAGCCGCGAGTAATCGGGGCGGAAATCGTGGCCCCATTCGCTGATGCAATGAGCCTCATCCACCGCCAGCAGCGCGATGTTGGCTTGGGAAATCGCCCGGGCAAACTCAGCCCTGCGGAATCGCTCTGGGGTGACGTACAGCAGCTTGTAGTTCCCTTCCAGAAATCCCCGCAACCGCGCTTCGCGTTCTTCGGCAGCAACGGTGGAGTTGATGAACGTGGCGGGGATATTCCGCTGGCGCAGCCGGTCCACCTGGTCCTGCATCAGCGCAATCAGCGGGCTTACCACCAGCGTTCCGCCGTCGAACATCAGCGCGGGGACCTGGTAGCACAGGGATTTGCCGCCGCCGGTTGGCATCAGCAGAAGGCTGTGGCCGGCGCGGTTCGGCGTTTCTATCAATCGCCGGATAACCGCCTGCTGCGCCGTGTGGAACGCGGCGTGGCCAAAATATTCTTGAAGTATCCGAAGCGGTGTTGTGGCCACAGGATTGCAGAATTGTTGGGATAGCTGGATAACTGTTCGGGGCGTTGCAAGTGTACCGATTCCGGCGCGATTCGGCAGCACGGAAACTGTCGTCAGCTTGTATCTTGAACCACCTCCCTTTCCTACTTTTGCGGCCATGAGTACCGAACTCCGCCTTTTTATCAGCTCCACTTTCCGTGATTTACAGCACGAGCGCGACTACCTTGTGAAGAAGGTCTTCCCCGAACTTCACTCCATCTGCCGGCAACGCGGGATCACCCTTTCCGAAATTGACCTCCGCTGGGGATTAACCGAGGAAGAAAGCCTGTACGGAAACGTCGTCCGGCGTTGTTTGGAGGAGGTGGACCGCTGCCGCCCGTGGTTTATTTGCATCACCGGCGACCGCTACGGCTACACCCCCACCATTGCCGAGATCCACAAGGACCCCGAACTGCTGCGCCGATTCCCCTGGGTGGAGGAGGCCGCGATTGAGGGGATGAGCATCATGGAAATGGAGGTCCGCTACGGGGCGATTGGGACTGGGAAAGCCGATGGAGAAATGGCGAATCCACGCGCACGATTTTATTTCCGCGACGCAGCCCAGGGCGCGCCCCTTTCGCTGAAGCACCCCAACGAAGCCGCAAAACTTGACGCGCTGAAGCAGGATGTTTTCCGCTGCGGCGCAACCATCCGCCAGTTCCGCGACGCGGCCACGCTTGGCAAGATGGTTCACGACGATCTTGTGGCGTTGATCGAAGAATCTTTCCCGGCACTCTCCCACGCCAGCAACCCGTTGCAGCAGGAGCGCCGCCGCCACGAAGCGTTCGCGCTAAGCCGTCGCCAGGCCTATATCCCCCGCGCCGAAGCCCTTGCCCACCTGTCCCGCGTTGCCGAGCAGGCGCGGAGCAACGCGGCATCGCCCGGCAATGCGGCGGCGGCATCCAATGGGATGGTGGTGCTTGCTCCGTCGGGCAGCGGTAAATCGGCACTGATTGCCTACTGGGCCAACCACTATCGCCGCCGCTATCCCGGGGCGTTTGTGGTGGAGCATTACGTTGGCATTGGTTCGGAGCAGGGGAGCACACGGAGATTCTGCACCACCTGTCCATGGAGCTTCGCGAGCGGGGATTCATCAATGCCCCCCTTCCGGCGAACCAGAACGAACTCCATGATCTGCTTCCCCACTGGTTTGCTGCGGTTCATGGCCAGCCGCTGATCCTTCTGATTGACGGGCTTAACCAACTGGGCGAGCATGGCCGCAATCTTGCATGGCTGCCGGGACACCTTCCCCCCAACGTGGCGGTGGTTGCCACCACCACGGACCCGCAAGCCGCGCAGGTCCTGGCCGACCGCGGGTGGGAGATGATAGAGATTGAGCCGCTTCGGCCCGAGGAACGCCAGGCGGTGATTGTCCGCTTTCTTGGCGAATCCTACAAAGCCCTGAACGCACGCCAGCTTCAGCGGATTGGCGAGGCACCGCACTGCTCCCATCCACTCTTCCTGCGGACTTTTTTGGAGGAGCTTCGGGTGTTTGGCCACCACGAGTTGCTGGACCAGCAGATTGACTGGTATCTATCGGCCACCGACACCCACCAGCTGTTCCAACGGATGCTGCAACGGATGGAAGGGGATTTTGGCGAGGGGTTGGTCCGCCGGGTGATGACGTTGCTGTGGGGGGCGCGGCGGGGGCTACGCGAATCGGAGCTTGCGGCCATTACACGCAGCCCACGGTTGCAGATTTCCAGCCTGGTTGCCAGCCTGGATTACCACCTTGTCACCCGCGACGGGCTGCTCACCTTTTTCCACGATTACCTGCGCATCGCCGTGGAGCAACGGTATCTTTCCACGCCGGCCAAGCAGCGCGCCATTCATGCGCGCATCGCCAAGTTTTTCGGCACCCACGCAACGAGCCACCGAAGGATTGAGGAGGAACCGTACCAGTGGTGGAAAGCCAACGATCCCGAACGGCTGCACGCACTGCTTGCCGACCCCGACATATTCCACGCGTTGTGGGAAGGGGAGCGGTTAGGGTTGATAGGATACTGGCGATTTCTGGAGGGGACGTTCAATCCTGCGGAAACATACCGTGCAGCGGCGGTGACGCTCCGGCAAAGCCAACCCGATCGGGAGGTCGGTTTCCTGCGCCAGCTTGCAGCGTTTTTGCTGACCATTGGCAAGCCTGAAGATGCCGAAGCTGCGGCCCGCGAAAGCGTCCGGCTGGCGCGGGAACAGGGGCACCCCCAGCTGCATGAAGCGTTGATTGAGCTTGGCGAGGTCCTGCGCCAGCACAACCAATTTTCCGAAGCCGAGCAAATTGCCCGCGAAGGCTTGCAGCACCCCGACCGCCTGGCAAATCCATTATACGGGATTGATCTTCTAAGCACCATCTTGCTCGACTCCGGCGCGTTCGACGAAGCCGAGCGGGTGATCCGTTCGGCATTGGAGAATACGGGGACGCTTAGCAGCAAGCAAAACATTGATCTGTACGGAAATTTGGGGCTGCTTTTTCACTATCGCGGGCGGCTTCGCGAGGCGGAAACTATCCAGCGAAAAGTGATGGAGATGCGCAAGCGGTCCATGGCGGAGAACACCCCCGAGCTTGCCGACACCCACCACAATCTGGGCCGGGTGTTGTTCGATTTAGGGCGATTGGAGGAATCCGTCGCCCAGTTCCAGCACGCCGCCGACATCTGGTTGAAGGTTTTTGGCCCCGACCACCCATTGCTGCTGCTTGCCCACAACGGCCTTGCCGATGTGATGCTGCGACAAGGAAACTACCAGCAGGCAATGGAAGCATATCATGCGGTGCTGGCGGCGCGCCAACGGTTGTTTGGGATGCGCCATCTGCACACCGTGCAATCGGGACTGAGCATGGCGTTGGTCTTGCGGCACATGAATCAGCATGATGAGGCGGAGAAACTCTACCGCCAACTCCTTGCGGTGCTGCGGGAGATCGTCCATCCCCACCACCACTTCACCATTGGCTGCATGAACAACTTGGCCAGTGTGCTGCTGGCGCAGAAGGCCTACGCCGAGGCCATTGAATTGTTGGATGAGGTGCTGAACGCACGCATCGCAACTCAGGGGGAGCATCATGGCGATGTGGTGGCAACAATGTTGCTGATAGGTGACGCACGGCTGCAACAGGGGGAAGCGGAGGAGGCCCGAACAATCACCGAGCAAGCTGTTCATCTCAGCCAGCAGGTTCTGGGGGCGCAACACCAGCGCACAGCAATGGCACTGCGCTGCTTGGGGGTGATAATGGGAACGCTCGGCGACGTTGCCGCCGCCGAGCGTTACTTGCGCCAAGCATTGCAGATCTACGAAACCACCCTTGGTACCGACCACCCCCAAACAAAAGCGGCAGACCAGCTACTGCAGGAGGTGATTGCCCAACGGCTCCCTACTGAACCGTAAACTCGCGGGAGGAATGGGCAAATTCGCCAGGAACATCCTCCCATCCACCTCCAGTTTTTGGCTTTTGCAACTGCACCGCCACGGTATGATTCCCTGGCGGCAGATTTTTGATACTGAATGGCTTGTCCTGGTCAATAACAGTGTCCAGTGTACTCGGAATCACAACGTGAAGTTTGAGGTTTGCACCTAACGGAGCGTTGTTGAGAACGAAGTCGAGAGGGATATCGGCACTTTGGTAGGTTTTTTGGTGCTCTGGAAGATTTAATACAACCATGGAATCAGTGCAGGGCGACCATTGGTTATTTGCGTAGCAGTAGGCTTTGCTCGCCCCAGCATTTTTCATAGCTACAGGGTGTTTGCCTGAAGTGTTAAATGCTAAATATCCCCGAATCACTTTCGGTGTAGCATTCTTCCATTTTAGTGAAAAAGAGTGTTGTGGCTCCGAAGGATTATAACGAATGTGAGACTTGCTCAGTCCCGGATCATCATCAACAATCACGGCCAAATAGTGACCGGCAATTAGTAGATTCTCCTTACCGGCAGTTAGTAGCTTCGCCTTAGTAGTGTCACATGCCACATGATCAGCGTTAGTACTGCTTGTGGTGACTGGGATACTAGAGTCTGCGGCTACTGTTCCCGGGGTTAGGTTAATGGTGGGAGTATCGCCACTTGGTACGCTGCAGCAATCACCACACAGCTCCAGCGTAACGACTGTCTTTAGGAGCTTCCCATTCCCATTTGGCTCATCTTGCTTTTTTCCGCTGCACCCCGTTGCCATTAGTGCCGCCGCTACCCCGGCCACAAAAAACCACCGCGCCATTGCTGTTGTGCTGAACTTCATCGGACAATCCTCCTTGTTTGGAAAAACGTGTATGGAAAGAACTGCGAGAGAATACGTTGTTCAAGCAAACATCCCATTCCCCTAACCCAATTAAGGAATGAGGGTAGCCGCAGGTCTTTAGCCTGCGGCGAATCCCCCGACTCAGTCGGGATTGATAACAGGTCTTTAGCCTGCGGCGAATCCCCCGACTCAGTCGGGATTGATAACAGGTCTTTAGCCTGCGGCGAGTTCCCCCCGGGACCCAGTCACGGGGAGCGTTTGGCGCGTTGCAATGCGCCCAAATCGGATAGAGACAGCAGCACCATCAAACAAAACAAACAATCAATCATCGCACGGTTTGCGCATCGGCACGCTGCTGCTGGCTGGCGTAGGTTACGTCGGTAAGCGGTGCAAACTTACGGCGGAGTTCTTCACAAAAATCGCTCCTCCAGATTTTTTTTTGCGGGGGATTGCGCCGCCGCTTCCACCACCCCGGCAACCCGCCAGCCCAGGGGAGAAAAGGGATTGCATTTTGCATTCGCTGGTTTCCCCTGCGGGCGATACTTTGCGGGCGTTTCGGTATCTCTACTTCTTGATGATGAGCCGCTTAGCTTCCATTCTTTCAGCAATCGCCCTTCTTGTTGGGGCCGCGCCGCTGCTGTCGCAGCCGATCGGCCCGGCGCAGCCTGTCACCTTCTCGGCCGATTCCAGCCGTGCAACCAGCGGCGCGGGGGGGGCATCGCTGGTGTGGACGCTGATGGGGAATGTGAGAATCGTGCAAGGCACCACCACCATCACCGCCGAGCAAGGAACCTGGTACGAAGGGGCCCAGCAAGGGGTGCTTACCGGAAACGTCCGGATTACCCAACCAGGTAACACCCTAACCGCCTTGCGAGTAGATTACAACGGCATCAGCAAAATGGCGGTTGCCAGCGGCGGCGTGACGATTGTGGATACCGGCGCGACCATCACCTCCTCAACCGCACAGTACGACATGGGGCGGCGCACCGCACAATTCAGCGGCGGCGTGACGGTGTTGGATAGCGGCGCACGGATCACATCATCATCGCTTGATTACGACATGAGCCAGCGGATAGCTCGCTTCCGGGGAAACGTCACCATGCGCGACAGCAACACCACGCTCCGCGCCGATAACGGCGACTACTTCTCCCTGGAAATGAAAGCCGATTTTCGCGGCAACGTCATCGTCACCAACGACTCCGGCAGCATCCGTGCCGACCATTTACTCCATTGGCGTTCAAGCCAGGAATCGTTCGCGGTGGGCAACGTGGTGGTGCAAGCTCCGTTCCAGCGGTCCCAGTTGTTTGGCGACACGGTCCACGCCTTCCCCCAGCGGAATTACACCGTTGCCACGGGCAAGCCGCGATTGGTGAAGATTGACAGCACAGCACTATCGCCCCAAACCGCGCCCGATTCGGCAGGCAGCCGCGCCCCAGCCGATAGCCTTGCCGCCGTGCGGTTCCGCTACGACACCACGATCATCACCGCGCGGGCAATGGAAGCGTACCGTGGCGAGCAGGAAGAATATCGGGCCACCGGAAACGTCCTACTCACCCGAGGAACTCTGCAAGCGGTTGGCCAAATTGCGCGGTTCCTGAGCGGCCCCGAACTGATCACCATTGGCCCCGGGCGCAACCGGGCCGTTGCCGATTCGGCGGCCTTGCCCGATAGCGCGGCGGCGCAAACCCCGGCCCCAGTAACCGGCCTGCCCGGCCCCGACACCTCCGGCACCAATCCGGCGGCAACGGCTTCCCGAGGCGACTCGCTTGGCAGCCCGTTCCCCACGCCGGTTGTTTGGTATGATAAATCGCAGATCACCGGCGACACGATCACGATTGGAATGAAGGAGCGGAAGTTGGAATGGATTGAGGTTCTGCACGATGCCTTCGCCATCAGCGAAGGAAAAATCCCGCAACGCTTGGACCAGCTTCGTGGCCAGCGGATGCTGTTCACGCTTGCGCACGACACCATTCGCCAAGTCCGTTCCGAAGGGGAGGCAGCAAGCATCTATTTCAACTACGATCTTGAGAATCCCGACGGGGCAATGCGCGCCGTGTGCGACACGATGATCATCACGTTCGATGCCGGCAAAGCCGCGCAGGTGGAGACCATCGGCGGGGAGCACCTTAGCGATTGGGAGATTGTGCCGGAACAGAACGTGCAGGGGGCCGAAGCAAGCTATCGTTTGGAGGGGTTCCGCCGCTACGACCGATTGGGGAACATCACCCCGTCGGCAGCGCAACCCCAAACCAGCAGTGTGGCCCCCGCCAGCAGACCGTTGCAAGAGAACTCAACCTCACAACAGCGCCGATGAACAATTGCAGCAGCAGGCTATTGGCTTGGATACGATTAGCAGATGCAGCGGGAACCCCGGCGGCCAGCCGCATGGTTGCGCGCCTGTTCGCTGTTGCCGTGGCGATCATCGCTACGGGGGCCGCGCTTCATGCCCAGCCGATTGACACCACCGGACGCCCCAGCGGAGCAACGCCCTTACCAAGCATTGACACGTTATGGGTCCCCGATTGGCTTCATCTTGAGGGATTGGACAGCACGGAGCAATGGCTGTTCCAGCACAAAATCCGCCCCCTTGTTCGCCTGCGCGAGGACCTTCGGCGCGACACCGCCGCGCTCCGCGCATTTCTGGACAGCTTGCGGAACACCCCCGAGGCAATCCGCCGCCGGAACCTTGCAATCCTGCCGGAGCAATGGACCCCAACCCAAGCCGACCGCGCGCGGCGGGAGCAGGAAATCCGCCAATCGCAGGACTGGGATTTTATTCACCCACAAGGGATCACCTACCTCAATGTGGCCAGCATCCCGCTTAGCGACATCGCAACGATGATGGGCGTTACCGAGGATGTCTCCCCGGTAATCAACTACCTGCTTCCCGAGCCGGGCCACGTCTCGGTGATGGTGTACAACACGTCGGCCCAACATATCGCCACCATTGTGGACGCGCCGCAGAAAAGCGGCAGCTACCGCTACGAGTGGAATATGCTGGACGCGCAAGGGGTCCGCGCAAAATCGGGAGACTACTTTGCCGAGGTCCGCTCCGGACGCGAAAAAAAACTAATTGCCCGCAAGCGAATTGTGGTTCCGTGAGCAATCGGGGTAGCATCTCCATCCTGAAAACAAAGTCGTGGGCGATAGATGCCCGCAATCAGCATTGAAATCAGCATCGAAATTTCTTCAACCAAACGCATGACCATAGGCCCGATTACCGTTGAGCAAGGATTGTTGTTGGCTCCGATGGAGGACGTCACCGACCCACCATTCCGCCGAATTTGCAGGCGGCTGGGGGCCGACATTGTTTACACCGAATTTATCAGCAGCGAGGGGTTAATCCGCGACGCACGCCGTTCGCTGCAGAAGCTGACGGTGTACGATGACGAACGCCCCGTTGCCATCCAGAT encodes:
- the lptC gene encoding LPS export ABC transporter periplasmic protein LptC, translating into MSRLASILSAIALLVGAAPLLSQPIGPAQPVTFSADSSRATSGAGGASLVWTLMGNVRIVQGTTTITAEQGTWYEGAQQGVLTGNVRITQPGNTLTALRVDYNGISKMAVASGGVTIVDTGATITSSTAQYDMGRRTAQFSGGVTVLDSGARITSSSLDYDMSQRIARFRGNVTMRDSNTTLRADNGDYFSLEMKADFRGNVIVTNDSGSIRADHLLHWRSSQESFAVGNVVVQAPFQRSQLFGDTVHAFPQRNYTVATGKPRLVKIDSTALSPQTAPDSAGSRAPADSLAAVRFRYDTTIITARAMEAYRGEQEEYRATGNVLLTRGTLQAVGQIARFLSGPELITIGPGRNRAVADSAALPDSAAAQTPAPVTGLPGPDTSGTNPAATASRGDSLGSPFPTPVVWYDKSQITGDTITIGMKERKLEWIEVLHDAFAISEGKIPQRLDQLRGQRMLFTLAHDTIRQVRSEGEAASIYFNYDLENPDGAMRAVCDTMIITFDAGKAAQVETIGGEHLSDWEIVPEQNVQGAEASYRLEGFRRYDRLGNITPSAAQPQTSSVAPASRPLQENSTSQQRR
- a CDS encoding type II toxin-antitoxin system VapC family toxin; the protein is MANKVIIDTGVIVALLDKSDEHHIWAVSAVKYLQGQFLSCEAVLAEACYLLRHYPRQQQQVLGYIMNGTIALSLRAGQEMGRISVLMERYAGRMDFADACIVRMAELEEEARVLTVDSDFLFYRKNGRSLIPLIAPFA
- a CDS encoding DUF4062 domain-containing protein, producing MSTELRLFISSTFRDLQHERDYLVKKVFPELHSICRQRGITLSEIDLRWGLTEEESLYGNVVRRCLEEVDRCRPWFICITGDRYGYTPTIAEIHKDPELLRRFPWVEEAAIEGMSIMEMEVRYGAIGTGKADGEMANPRARFYFRDAAQGAPLSLKHPNEAAKLDALKQDVFRCGATIRQFRDAATLGKMVHDDLVALIEESFPALSHASNPLQQERRRHEAFALSRRQAYIPRAEALAHLSRVAEQARSNAASPGNAAAASNGMVVLAPSGSGKSALIAYWANHYRRRYPGAFVVEHYVGIGSEQGSTRRFCTTCPWSFASGDSSMPPFRRTRTNSMICFPTGLLRFMASR
- a CDS encoding tetratricopeptide repeat protein encodes the protein MELRERGFINAPLPANQNELHDLLPHWFAAVHGQPLILLIDGLNQLGEHGRNLAWLPGHLPPNVAVVATTTDPQAAQVLADRGWEMIEIEPLRPEERQAVIVRFLGESYKALNARQLQRIGEAPHCSHPLFLRTFLEELRVFGHHELLDQQIDWYLSATDTHQLFQRMLQRMEGDFGEGLVRRVMTLLWGARRGLRESELAAITRSPRLQISSLVASLDYHLVTRDGLLTFFHDYLRIAVEQRYLSTPAKQRAIHARIAKFFGTHATSHRRIEEEPYQWWKANDPERLHALLADPDIFHALWEGERLGLIGYWRFLEGTFNPAETYRAAAVTLRQSQPDREVGFLRQLAAFLLTIGKPEDAEAAARESVRLAREQGHPQLHEALIELGEVLRQHNQFSEAEQIAREGLQHPDRLANPLYGIDLLSTILLDSGAFDEAERVIRSALENTGTLSSKQNIDLYGNLGLLFHYRGRLREAETIQRKVMEMRKRSMAENTPELADTHHNLGRVLFDLGRLEESVAQFQHAADIWLKVFGPDHPLLLLAHNGLADVMLRQGNYQQAMEAYHAVLAARQRLFGMRHLHTVQSGLSMALVLRHMNQHDEAEKLYRQLLAVLREIVHPHHHFTIGCMNNLASVLLAQKAYAEAIELLDEVLNARIATQGEHHGDVVATMLLIGDARLQQGEAEEARTITEQAVHLSQQVLGAQHQRTAMALRCLGVIMGTLGDVAAAERYLRQALQIYETTLGTDHPQTKAADQLLQEVIAQRLPTEP
- a CDS encoding type II toxin-antitoxin system HicB family antitoxin codes for the protein MKGTQQLHYVEAHVPVFFIEEEGQWVAVCPALDVSSYGDTMEEAKNAFEEALEIFIEETVDRGTLEKELLRMGWTLSAKEYRPPPMAKKMWQGKEQENRIVRMPTVSTNQGSKHSHNMGELSSIHGQPETPRMPCS
- a CDS encoding ATP-dependent DNA helicase RecQ; the encoded protein is MAAKVGKGGGSRYKLTTVSVLPNRAGIGTLATPRTVIQLSQQFCNPVATTPLRILQEYFGHAAFHTAQQAVIRRLIETPNRAGHSLLLMPTGGGKSLCYQVPALMFDGGTLVVSPLIALMQDQVDRLRQRNIPATFINSTVAAEEREARLRGFLEGNYKLLYVTPERFRRAEFARAISQANIALLAVDEAHCISEWGHDFRPDYSRLAEFRAMIGNPLTIALTATATAEVQQEIIEKLGLQPDQVQTFHQGIERPNLRLEVEDLDRDHEKLAAMMGTIQRFGSGSGIIYFSLIQTLEKFSQMLADKRIGHGIYHGKMGAQRRRAIQREFLAGKERLMLATNAFGMGIDKADIRFVVHAEVPSSVESYYQEIGRAGRDGEGALCVLLYNQEDLATQMEFVKWSNPNAGFYSRLYGLLSDEEHANRMGMEYLREQLNYRNRRDFRLETALGMLDRYGVTEGSIEGRNLRITGDLADELVDDERLAGKLRRANLKLLSMVQYVRTEGCRRVHISDYFGFPGAPACGNCDRCSLQAEEF